In a genomic window of Pelodiscus sinensis isolate JC-2024 unplaced genomic scaffold, ASM4963464v1 ctg120, whole genome shotgun sequence:
- the ITIH6 gene encoding LOW QUALITY PROTEIN: inter-alpha-trypsin inhibitor heavy chain H6 (The sequence of the model RefSeq protein was modified relative to this genomic sequence to represent the inferred CDS: deleted 1 base in 1 codon), protein MPRLRQLLLPSFALLLCLGPPPSPGQPRTPELSMRSFSVRSTIVSRYATTCVRAVLSNAHAGPKEAVFDLDLPAAAFISNFSITINNQLYVAEVKEKQQAKKMYDEARRQGRTAAHVGTRDREMEKFRVSASVAAGSQVSFELSYEELLQRHMGKYQHAVSVRPQQVVENLTVVVSISERTGIDHLHVLPLRTSRLLTNAVRGAAGAPPSTRVEKGSHCAWVVFRPSPQEQAAFSSSGILGDFVVQYDVAMPDVAGDVQIYNGYFAHYFAPRALPPVPKDVVFVIDVSGSMHGTKIRQTRKAMHAILSDLHPDDGFNIVTFSDTVHVWQAGHAVPATAQNLRSAKDHVHRLEADGWTDINKALLEAASLLAQSPLEPPPRRIPLLIFLTDGEPTAGVTSGARILANVRQALGGSVALFSLAFGDDADYGLLRRLALENQGVARRIYEDADATLQLTGFYEEIASPLLSDVALSYREGADLTRTLFPHYFRGSELVVAGRVAAGATELQVQAVGQGHTGQLSLQNEIAANATEASPFGCSPDLGQIGRFVQRLWAFSTIRDLLQARFRSNDTAARRLLTEKATNLSLKYNFVTPVTSLVVVRPEDEEKRPELQATLGTSGTLRATTASHQATKVARATSGPGATASLLPEDATRVTSVAPTTVLPLCSPAQATPVPGAPATSQGTSKPAQATVPTAHGVIKAAQATPGRAPKAGKPRATAHLPPSPGSATTKGMATVQQQPATKHQPQPRTERAPFSWATAAATPGPEAKGPRGAEGSVVPTDLSHRLLLLPAEARLLSGEELEEEFVESLDPPAVYSFVAAKGEKGVLDYEDYPGSPEGPGGDTAGLANLAGAKFFTFSSSVDGDPHFVARLPGSPEMLCFTLDGHPGDLLQLLTDPPRGLAVHGHLVGAPPRPGSEGRPRTYLDAITVLAGAPRLRYAINVTLQGMALRGEGALDLPFGRPAWTSRPGLGVRVGPGASVTLRLGAGLEFVVQRHRYSHPSTLQRDHLGFYVLDGRGLSAQAHGLLGQFQAADIQLWPGSGEQPPRLQRGGAVVPALRVTRLLKDSPLPAHQGPCWLVKGAALEALLGGAYGAFVVPSPPEM, encoded by the exons aACCATCAACAACCAGCTCTACGTGGCGGAGGTGAAAGAGAAGCAGCAAGCCAAGAAGATGTACGATGAGGCCCGGAGACAGGGCAGGACAGCGGCTCACGTTGGCACGAG GGACCGGGAGATGGAGAAGTTCCGGGTCTCTGCCAGCGTGGCGGCCGGCAGCCAGGTGTCCTTCGAGCTGAGCTACGAGGAGCTGCTGCAGCGGCACATGGGGAAGTACCAGCACGCCGTGAGCGTGCGCCCCCAGCAGGTGGTGGAGAACCTCACCGTGGTGGTGAGCATCTCGGAGCGCACCGGCATCGACCACCTCCACGTGCTGCCGCTCCGCACCAGCCGCCTGCTCACCAACGCCGTGCGAG GGGCTGCCGGCGCGCCGCCCTCCACCAGGGTGGAGAAGGGGAGCCACTGCGCCTGGGTGGTCTTCCGCCCGAGCCCGCAGGAGCAGGCGGCGTTCTCCAGCTCCGGCATCCTGGGGGACTTCGTGGTTCAGTACGACGTGGCCATGCCGGACgtggcgggggacgtgcag ATCTACAACGGCTACTTCGCCCACTACTTCGCGCCCCGGGCGCTGCCCCCCGTGCCCAAGGACGTGGTGTTCGTCATCGACGTCAGCGGCTCCATGCACGGCACCAAGATCAGGCAG ACCAGGAAGGCCATGCACGCCATCCTGAGCGACCTGCACCCGGACGACGGCTTCAACATCGTCACCTTCTCGGACACCGTGCACGTGTGGCAGGCGGGCCACGCCGTCCCCGCCACGGCCCAGAACCTCCGCAGCGCCAAGGACCACGTCCACCGGCTGGAGGCGGACGGAT GGACCGACATCAACAAAGCCCTGCTGGAGGCCGCCTCGTTGCTGGCGCAGAGCCCGCTGGAGCCGCCCCCCCGCCGGATCCCCCTGCTCATCTTCCTGACGGACGGGGAGCCCACGGCAGGCGTGACCTCCGGTGCCCGCATCCTGGCCAACGTGCGGCAGGCCCTGGGGGGCTCCGTCGCCCTCTTCAGCCTGGCCTTCGGGGACGACGCCGACTACGGGCTACTGCGGCGCCTGGCGCTGGAGAACCAGGGCGTGGCCCGGCGCATCTACGAGGACGCGGACGCCACGCTGCAGCTCACGGGCTTCTACGAGGAGATCGCCAGCCCGCTGCTCTCCGACGTGGCCCTCTCCTACCGCGAGGGCGCCGACCTCACccgcaccctcttcccccactacTTCCGCGGCTCCGAGCTGGTGGTGGCCGGGCGCGTGGCCGCGGGAGCCACCGAGCTGCAGGTGCAGGCCGTGGGCCAGGGCCACACCGGGCAGCTGAGCCTGCAGAACGAGATCGCGGCCAATGCCACGGAGGCCTCCCCCTTCGGCTGCTCTCCGGACCTGGGGCAGATCGGGCGCTTTGTGCAGCGCCTCTGGGCGTTCTCCACCATCCGGGATCTGCTGCAGGCCCGGTTCCGCTCCAACGACACGGCCGCCCGGCGCCTGCTCACGGAGAAGGCCACGAACCTCTCGCTGAAGTACAACTTTGTCACGCCCGTCACCTCGCTGGTGGTGGTCAGGCCGGAGGATGAGGAGAAGCGTCCCGAGCTGCAGGCCACGCTGGGGACCTCTGGCACGCTGCGGGCCACCACGGCCAGCCACCAGGCCACCAAAGTAGCCAGAGCCACGTCCGGCCCGGGAGCCACGGCTAGCTTGCTGCCTGAGGATGCCACCCGAGTCACGTCCGTGGCCCCTACCACGGTCCTTCctctctgcagcccagcccaAGCCACGCCTGTCCCAGGAGCACCTGCCACGTCCCAGGGCACCTCCAAACCAGCCCAAGCCACGGTGCCCACAGCCCACGGCGTCATCAAAGCAGCCCAAGCCACGCCCGGAAGAGCACCCAAAGCTGGGAAGCCCAGGGCCACGGCTCATCTGCCGCCGAGCCCAGGATCAGCCACCACCAAGGGCATGGCCAcggtccagcagcagccagccaccaAACACCAACCACAGCCCCGAACAGAGAGGGCCCCGTTCTCCTGGGCCACGGCGGCTGCCACTCCCGGGCCAGAGGCCAAGGGCCCCCGTGGCGCCGAGGGCTCCGTTGTGCCCACCGATCTCAGccaccggctgctgctgctgccggccgAAGCACGGCTCCTGTCGGGAGAGGAACTGGAGGAGGAGTTTGTGGAGTCCCTCGACCCGCCAGCCGTGTACAGCTTCGTGGCGGCCAAAGGAGAGAAGG GTGTCCTGGATTACGAAGACTACCCAG gcTCGCCGGAGGGGCCGGGCGGCGACACAG cgGGCCTGGCAAACCTGGCTGGTGCCAAGTTCTTCACCTTCTCCTCCTCAG TGGATGGAGACCCCCACTTTGTGGCCCGCCTGCCTGGCTCTCCGGAGATGCTGTGCTTCACCCTGGACGGGCACCCCGGggacctgctccagctgctgaCCGACCCCCCCAGAG gcctggctgtccACGGACACCTCgttggcgcc cccccccggccgggctcgGAGGGCCGGCCCCGCACCTACCTGGACGCCATCACGGTGCTCGCGGGGGCCCCCCGGCTGCGCTACGCCATCAACGTGACActgcagggcatggccctgcggggagagggggccctGGATCTGCCCTTCGGCCGCCCGGCCTGGACCAGCCGCCCGGGGCTGGGCGTGCGGGTGGGGCCGGGCGCCAGCGTGACCCTGCGGCTGGGCGCCGGGCTGGAGTTCGTGGTCCAGCGCCATCGGTAcagccaccccagcaccctgcagaGAGACCACCTGGGCTTCTACGTGCTGGACGGCCGCGGGCTCTCGGCCCAGGCCCATGGGCTGCTGG GTCAGTTCCAGGCCGCTGACATCCAGCTGTGGCCGGGCAGCGGGGAGCAGCCCCCGCGGCTGCAGAGAGGGGGCGCCGTGGTGCCGGCCCTGCGGGTGACCAGGCTGCTGAAGGACTCGCCCCTGCCGGCCCACCAGGGCCCCTGCTGGCTGGTGAAGGGCGCCGCCCTGGAGGCCCTGCTGGGCGGGGCCTATGGCGCGTTTGTGGTCCCCAGCCCACCAGAGATGTGA